The following is a genomic window from Marinococcus sp. PL1-022.
GATGAATATGGATTCGACGATGAGCCTATAGAGCAGTGACGTAGCAAACCCGTCGGGCGACTCCCACAGTAGTGGGAACAGCGCCTGATAAATGATCAATGCGGCTGGCACAAAGTAAAAAATCATAAGGATCTGTTCGATGGCTTTATGTACCCGCCGGTAACGCTTCAGCTGACCCATCCAGGCCCCGAGCCCAAAAGCAATGATCATGCAAATAATAGTGATAGCAAGCGTTCCAAGCATTGTATACTTTGCGCCCTGAAGCATGTAAAACAAAAGATGATTGCCCGACGAATCCGTTCCGAGTATGGAGTGGTCAAAAGGCGCAAACGGAGGCCCCTGCAGCGTACCGGTATCATCAGTGACAAATGGCGTCCGGGGGATGTGCGAATCGAAAAAGACAGAGTGAATAAAGCTTGCAGTCAGTGTACCACCGAGGAAAAGAAAGCTGAGCAGCAGCAGTGGTTTCCGTAGGAGCTGTTTCATAGATGCACGCTCTGATTTGTTATTAAATACGTACTTCCTTCGACGACTTTCAACAATAGATAAATAGGCAGAAAAAAGAGAACAGCTGTCACCAGAAATACTGATGGCTGCGTGAAGGAAAACAGGAACTGCGTCATTCCGGCGTTTTCAAACAAATATTCCACGATTAATAAATTACTAACAAGCATACTGACGACGTATTTTGACCGGTAGGCGACCGATAAAAGTGTATTCCGAAGGATATGCCTCCAAAGAAGGGGACCTTTAGAATGTCCCTTGCTGCGAGCGAATTCTACATATAGTTCAGCAGTTTCATTTTCAATTGATTCCATCAGGGCGTGCACCAAGTATATTGTCGGAACGATTGCTAAAATAAGTACGGGCAGGACAATCGCCGTGGAGTCCCCCGCTCCTGTGAAGCTCAGAAGGGTAAAATGAAATGTTTGAGACAGCCAGATGACCAGCATTTGGGCGGCAAGAATAAAGATGACATCCGGGATGCTTTGTAAAAAAGCAAGGCCTGCATCAATCGCCTTTTTCCCTCGATGAGAAACGTACTGGAGGCCCAGGGCCAGCAGAAATGAGCTTCCAACCGCCAGTGCCCAGGCCGAAATAAATACGGTGATGGACAACGTAAAAGGTTTGAAAATAAAGGGGAAAAGATCACGTTCAATCCCAGAATCCGGATGAACGTAGGTAAGATGCTGAAGATTGGTGAGTGGGTGCAAAGCCTCTGCCCATTTACGGGAAGAAGGCCAAATGATTCCCTGAGCACTAAAAAATAAAGGAAGAAAACTAACCAGGCCGATACCTAAAAACAAATATAGCACCCGCAGTAATTCCCTGCCGAAAATTTGATAGACCATCATTAACACTCCTCAAACACTTTAAAGTGACTCCTTTATGTAACGAGTATTCATTTATTGTAGTATCTATCATGGCCAGGGAGAGGTTTTTTGTCAAATAATGTCTGAAGCTATTGAATGCGGAAAAAATGAACGAAAATCCTACCAAAAGAAACGCCGTAATACACAGACGGGGTGAAAAATCCATAAGGGTGGACGATATAAAGAGTATATGATGTTCGGGAGGAATGCATAATGCCAGCCATTTGCGATAAATGCTTTTTGCTTTCAAAAAATAATATAAATTTTTTGAAATACATCATGTCTCCCGGAAGCCTTCAGGCAGCGTATGCGTAAGTCGTCGTGGGAAGCACCGGGGTTTGAATATATATTTCGTTTTTTATTGACTGAACGGGAGAGAGCTGTTTTATATACTCTCTATCTGCTGTTTGTAGGTGTTTTATTCTTCGACAGTATTGTAGTGGTGGATTTTCCGTGGCCGGTTCTTATAGCATGGCTAATGTTTATAAGCGCCGGGCTTTATTTGATTCGACGTGGTTTTCGACGCCAACAGTCCATGCTCTTAACATTCTACATGATAGGCAGTATGGGCTGGTGGGCGGGAGCTGTCATAGCTACTGGCGGGGTGGTTAATAGTCCACTGGTGCATTACGGACAGGTGTTATGGGTGTTAAGTGCCCTGTCAGCCTCATGGCGCCTGAATGTGGCGGGTGGCACGGTGTTTGCAGCGACCCTCGTGGCTAGCTTGAGTATGTCCATGAGCCGCGTCGAGATGCTTGAAGCCGGGGGCGTAGTAGCCATTCACGGGCTGACGCTCGCTTTTGGCTGCCTGGCGGCAGTAGCTGTGCACCGGCACAGGATATGGATTACTCACTGGCAGGAGCAGGCTCATACCGACGATTTGACAGGCATGGCCAATCGGTCCGGATGGCTGGCCTGGTGGAAGCAGAAGGCGCCGACAGACGGCTGGATCGGCATAATTGACCTGAATAATTTTAAAACCATGAACGATACGTACGGTCATGAATGCGGGGATCAGGTATTGATGGCAATGGCGGAAGAGCTGCAGGCATCACTGCCCCCGGAGTCATCTGCCGCCCGCATTGGCGGGGACGAGTTTATGATTTATCTTCCCTCTCACATGAGCGAAGCCGAGGCGGTGGACACCGTGTGGCAGTTGGCCCAGTGTGTCGGCCAGACTATGCAGATGCCGGTAACAGCGGCGCTGGGGCTGGCCCGGATAACACCGAAGCATTGCGATTTTCAAGAGCTGTACCGGCGGGCTGATGCTCATATGTATCAGCAGAAGCAATCCAAAGCCTCATTTACGATGAATCCGGAGGCACAAAATCGAAAAAGGACTGTCCAAAATTAGGACAGTCCTTTTTCGATTGAAGGTAAGCCCTGTGCTGTAGTTCTGGTTCTACATAAAGTGAAATTTACAAAGCCCTGCAAGAAAGATTAAGGAAAAATTAATTCATTTGCATTTATTACATAATATGGGAAAATATTTAAGGAAAGGACTGAATGCTCCAAGCCTATATCAAGGCATAAAAAGCAGCCGTGCGGATAGGCATACCGCCTGCCAGCTTTGTATATGGTTCACGTGAGGCAATTGTAGAAATTCAATTCAGATAGATACAGGAAAAGGGTGATTCTCTTGAGGAGATGGGGACCGAATACGTATCAGGATCGCAAGCAACGTCTCGAAGACCCACTGCAGCCCCGAAAAAAGGAGCAAAA
Proteins encoded in this region:
- a CDS encoding ABC transporter permease subunit: MKQLLRKPLLLLSFLFLGGTLTASFIHSVFFDSHIPRTPFVTDDTGTLQGPPFAPFDHSILGTDSSGNHLLFYMLQGAKYTMLGTLAITIICMIIAFGLGAWMGQLKRYRRVHKAIEQILMIFYFVPAALIIYQALFPLLWESPDGFATSLLYRLIVESIFISLVLVPAPAILIANEASVINQREFAVAARLMGASSWQVFWKHIFPSLRVSLFTLGFATAIQVILIMTHLGIFNLFYGGTEIEYGMGGGPPTPVVYDWGSLVGMYQYTLQLSSAYWLVLIPLIGMSLFILALSCMIKETKKIM
- a CDS encoding ABC transporter permease subunit — translated: MVYQIFGRELLRVLYLFLGIGLVSFLPLFFSAQGIIWPSSRKWAEALHPLTNLQHLTYVHPDSGIERDLFPFIFKPFTLSITVFISAWALAVGSSFLLALGLQYVSHRGKKAIDAGLAFLQSIPDVIFILAAQMLVIWLSQTFHFTLLSFTGAGDSTAIVLPVLILAIVPTIYLVHALMESIENETAELYVEFARSKGHSKGPLLWRHILRNTLLSVAYRSKYVVSMLVSNLLIVEYLFENAGMTQFLFSFTQPSVFLVTAVLFFLPIYLLLKVVEGSTYLITNQSVHL
- a CDS encoding GGDEF domain-containing protein is translated as MRKSSWEAPGFEYIFRFLLTERERAVLYTLYLLFVGVLFFDSIVVVDFPWPVLIAWLMFISAGLYLIRRGFRRQQSMLLTFYMIGSMGWWAGAVIATGGVVNSPLVHYGQVLWVLSALSASWRLNVAGGTVFAATLVASLSMSMSRVEMLEAGGVVAIHGLTLAFGCLAAVAVHRHRIWITHWQEQAHTDDLTGMANRSGWLAWWKQKAPTDGWIGIIDLNNFKTMNDTYGHECGDQVLMAMAEELQASLPPESSAARIGGDEFMIYLPSHMSEAEAVDTVWQLAQCVGQTMQMPVTAALGLARITPKHCDFQELYRRADAHMYQQKQSKASFTMNPEAQNRKRTVQN